The Paenibacillus mucilaginosus 3016 genome includes the window GTAGTGCATCACCCAAGGCTCCAGCTTCTTGAGGCCTTCGACCGGATCGGTTCCCCCTTCCCAGACATGCAGGAAGTCGAGGTTGATCTTCAGCGCGGGATGATTCACCATCCGCAGCAGATCGAGCGCCGACTCCACCGTGTCGGTGAGGGTGCCGGGGTGCATTTCGAGCAGCAGGTACACGCCCTGCTCCCCGCACAGCTCGCACAAGCGGTGCAGGTTCTCCGCGTACAGCGGGCGCTCCTCGGCCGGAACGTCCCGGCTGCCGAGCTGCCCGGCGAACGTGCGGACGCGCGGGGTGCCGAACCAGCGGGCGAGCGAGATCAGGCGCTGGCACTTGTCCAGCACCGCCTGGCGGTCCGCCTGGGGCGAGATGTCCAGATAATCGCTGACCATGGAGATCCCCATGCCGGAGGCATGCAGCCGCTGCAGGTGATCCCACGCCGTGACGCGTTCATTCTCGTACAGCTGCTGGGCATGGGTCCCCCACAGCTCGATCCCGTCGAACTGCAGGCGGGAAGCCAGCCGGACCAGGTCGCCGAAGGAGACGAGCTGGTGGCGGAACGAAATCGTGCAGAGGGAGGTTTTCATAACGTCACACCTTTCCTGTAGTAAGCTCCGCTCCGGCCGCCGTAGTGGCGAAGTGTGCAATGTACGGCCGGCACAGCGGCATCCATGCCTCGTAAGGCGTCTCGCTCCGCGAAGCCAGAAGCGACAGCGGCGTCTGCGAAGCGAAGACGCCGGAGCGCACGGCCGGCGTGTACAGCGCCGGCGAGTCGGCCAGCGGCCGCTGGAACACAGCAGCGCCTGTGGCCGGTCCGCCCGCTGGCGCGCACTGCAGGCCGGGGCCTGCGGCACGGCCATCGCGCAGCGCGGCCTCCCGCTCCGCCAGCCGTGCGGACCAGCTGCGGCATAACCTGCGCCGGCGCATAGCGCCCGAGCCCGGCCAGGGCCTCCGCGCGCATCGCCGCAAGGCGCGGTTCGTCCTGCAGCAGGCCGAGCAGCTTGGCGGATGCTTCCGCCGGGTCGATCTGCGGGCACGGCCCGGACCAGTCGACGCCGACCAGTACGGCGTCCCGGCCATCCGTCACGAGCTCGCGGAAGCCGTCCCACGCGGTGCAGAGCACCGGCAGGCCCCAGGCCTTGGCCTCGATCAGGTTGTAGCCGAACGTCTCGCCGGGATCGGTCGAGAAGTTCAGAAGCACGTCGGCCGAGCGGAACAGGGCGTCCTTGGCCTCACCCGACACCGGTCCGGTGAAGGTCACGCTGTCCTGCAGGCCGTACGCCTCCACCTTCTCCTCCAGGAGAGAGCGGTAGGCAGCGATCTGCTCCGGCGTGCGGCCCGTGTATTCCCCGGCAATGTTCAGATGCACGTGCGGGAAGGCTTCTCTTACCGCATGGAACACGTCCAGCAGTACGTGAACGTTCTTCACGTCCTCCAGCCGGCCCATGCAGAGCAGCTGCTTCACGCGGTTCGCCTCCGTTCGCAGCGGCTTGGCAGGCTCCGTGCGGATGCACAGCGGAGCCCGGAAGGCCTCTGCGTAAGCCGGCGACAGCGCCAGGAGCGCCTCCTTCGCCGTATCCGTCGCGCAGAGCAGCGTATCTCCCTCCCGCAGCAGCGGCGCCATGGCCAGCCACTGCTTCATCCACCACTCGGAGCCGACCGAGTGGGCGAGGAAGAAGAGATTCAGCGGCACCTCCGCGCGGCCCCGGGCCAGCATCAGGTACGGGATCAGCGGCGTCAGATTCGCATATAGCGTGCTCACGCCGTACTGTGCGCAGAGATCCGCCAAGGCCTGACCCTTCGCTTCCGCCTTCGCGAGGAAGCCCGCCGGGTCCCTCGACGGATCGCCGCCGGCCCATTTCATGAGCTTCAGCGGAGGGATCGGCACGAGCTCGGCATACTCGCCCAGCGCGCCGACCCACTCGCTGTCGATCGCCCGCTCGTTGACCCGTCCGGCCTGGCCGCCGATATAGCCGATGCGCAGCCCGCTAGACATGGCCCACCCGGCCGGCTCGGCCGCTCGGCCCTCCATTGCTGCGCACCACAGGCCGAACTGGCGCTGCAGCTCGCCTTTGATACGGAATTCGATCTCATCCGCCTTGTCGATCGTCTCGAAGAGCTGGGGAAGGATCGACCTGCGGCCGGTCATGGACAGCTTGACCGCCAGATATTGGGCGTGGTTAAACGCACTCACCAGGTCACGGATCTCCTGGCACCAGTCTTCATAATTCTGCTTCGGCAGCTTCAGCGTGTCGTCGAAGAACATCAGGGCATAGTCATAGCTGTACTTGCGGATCACCAGAATATTGAGCTGCTTCACCGCACGGGTCAGCAATGGAAGGTCCCATCCGTGGTTTCCTTCCGCCATATCCATGACCAGCCGGCGCAGACGTGAGACCAGTTCATTGTCCTCCGGATGGAACGTCGTCACAAAATGGTCTCGGATCGTCTCGAACGAAGGCTCCTGCACGGTCTCGGCATCCACATAAAAGCCACCGCCGAACTCGTTGCCGAGGATCGCTTCGATCACCCGGTCCCGGCTCACATTCCCCTCCCACCGGAAGTCGGGATCGAACATGAACCACTCATCCTCCTTCTCGGTCTTCGAGATCATGAGGTAGTGGGGAAACGGCTTCTGCTGGAACTTGTTCTCCCGCTCCGGCATCAGCGACATGTCGATCTGCACGATGAGGTACCGGTGCTCCGGCTTGTTCTCGAGCAGCTCCAGGAACACCTCCAGGTTCTCCTCCCGGCTTCGGGCGGCATCGTACCACTCGTGCACCTTCAGCCCGAAAAACTGTTCGTAGGTGTTCAGGAAGGCATCATGCCCGATCCGGTCCGAGAAATAGGTGATCTCCCCTTCGTCCGTAATGTCGAAGTCGGAATCCCATATTCCGAAATAGTAGGACCGGTAATCAACGCTGCTGCGCCGTTTGACGATCTCGCAGAGGCAGGAGATCAGGCAGTGGACCTTGATCATACGCCCTGCCCCGCCGCATCCAGCGGCCGCAGCTCCGCCATGAAGTCCAGCAGTGCGCCGACCGTATCCAACCCCTTGAAGTCCAGCTCCTCCTCGGGCACCGCCAGCTTCAGTTCTTCTTCTATGTACACGATCAGCTGCAGCAGCCGTACCGAATCCACATAGAGATCCGCATTCAGCTTCAGCGAATCGTCCAGGGTCTCCCGCTTCGCCGCTTCCGGCAGCTCCAGGTTCTCCGTCAGCAGGCGCTTCAGTCCTTCTCTTAATTCCTCGCGGTTCATTGGGTCGCATCCTCCATTTCCAGCCGTTTGCGGCTGATCTTGCCTGTCGGGTTCTTCGGTATGGCCGTTACGAATTCAATGTCCGCCGGCACCTTGTAAGCGGGCAGCCGCTGCAGGCACACATCCCGCACATCGTCGGCGGAGACCCGTCCGGACGCTACGATCCGGGCTTTGACGATCTCGCCCATCACCGGATGGCGGCCCCGGTACACGACCGCTTCAGCCACTCCCGGCATGCCGAGCAGCACCTCTTCGACCTCGAGCGGAAAGACTTTGAGCCCCGATACATTGATGACGTCATCGATCCGCGACAGCAGGTGAATATGCCCGGAAGGGGCAATATAGCCAAGGTCGCCGGTCGCAATGCGTCCGGCCCTGCCGGTAACGGCCAGCTCCGACGGCTGTGCCTCCTCCCGGCTGTCCAGCTCGAGCTTCCAGTGCCGCAGCGGCAGCCCCATATCCGTCGCGGCTTCCATCCGCGGGGAGATCGAGATGCAGCCCGCCTCCGAGCAGCCGTACTGCTGCAGCAGCGTGTCCGCGAGCCCGCTGAGCCTCTCGAACAGCGGGGCCGGCATCGGCGCGCCGGAGGTCATCAGCTTGTGGAACCGCAGCCCTTCCTGG containing:
- a CDS encoding AMP-binding protein; protein product: MFTVNRERFSASDARVRLDAYGALEHFRSPEGRLYALCLSSPADVVTLVLFLRERGGSVLLLAADTPLETALASARQAGAYALVIGTPEQCQVLPGTPAAQEEPSLYSFSSGTTGGAKLIRRSWSAVAEEIAAYNEAIPADAGETPVVLASVTHSYGLLCGVLATLERGVSPVIVTNKNPKFALSVIRDTPKHLVYGVPTLFHMLTGFSQEGLRFHKLMTSGAPMPAPLFERLSGLADTLLQQYGCSEAGCISISPRMEAATDMGLPLRHWKLELDSREEAQPSELAVTGRAGRIATGDLGYIAPSGHIHLLSRIDDVINVSGLKVFPLEVEEVLLGMPGVAEAVVYRGRHPVMGEIVKARIVASGRVSADDVRDVCLQRLPAYKVPADIEFVTAIPKNPTGKISRKRLEMEDATQ
- a CDS encoding glycosyltransferase family 4 protein, translated to MEGRAAEPAGWAMSSGLRIGYIGGQAGRVNERAIDSEWVGALGEYAELVPIPPLKLMKWAGGDPSRDPAGFLAKAEAKGQALADLCAQYGVSTLYANLTPLIPYLMLARGRAEVPLNLFFLAHSVGSEWWMKQWLAMAPLLREGDTLLCATDTAKEALLALSPAYAEAFRAPLCIRTEPAKPLRTEANRVKQLLCMGRLEDVKNVHVLLDVFHAVREAFPHVHLNIAGEYTGRTPEQIAAYRSLLEEKVEAYGLQDSVTFTGPVSGEAKDALFRSADVLLNFSTDPGETFGYNLIEAKAWGLPVLCTAWDGFRELVTDGRDAVLVGVDWSGPCPQIDPAEASAKLLGLLQDEPRLAAMRAEALAGLGRYAPAQVMPQLVRTAGGAGGRAARWPCRRPRPAVRASGRTGHRRCCVPAAAGRLAGAVHAGRALRRLRFADAAVASGFAERDALRGMDAAVPAVHCTLRHYGGRSGAYYRKGVTL
- a CDS encoding sugar phosphate isomerase/epimerase family protein, translated to MKTSLCTISFRHQLVSFGDLVRLASRLQFDGIELWGTHAQQLYENERVTAWDHLQRLHASGMGISMVSDYLDISPQADRQAVLDKCQRLISLARWFGTPRVRTFAGQLGSRDVPAEERPLYAENLHRLCELCGEQGVYLLLEMHPGTLTDTVESALDLLRMVNHPALKINLDFLHVWEGGTDPVEGLKKLEPWVMHYHMKNITDRSHLGVFAPHNVYAPSGSRTGMVPLREGVVDYRPILEAIRETDHYASLEWFGPDPARVLAEEMQWLREELPVMAGV
- a CDS encoding phosphopantetheine-binding protein, which gives rise to MNREELREGLKRLLTENLELPEAAKRETLDDSLKLNADLYVDSVRLLQLIVYIEEELKLAVPEEELDFKGLDTVGALLDFMAELRPLDAAGQGV